The Prevotella sp. E2-28 genome includes the window GCTCATGGGTGGGGGCTTACTTACGGGAATAGCTCAGTTGGTAGAGCATCGGTCTCCAAAACCGAGGGTCGTGGGTTCGAGTCCTCCTTCCCGTGCAAAAAGAAAGAATAGAAGATGATGAAATTTTTCAACTATTGCAAAGTGTGCTACGATGAATTGGCACACAAGGTAACATGGCCGACACGCAAGGAGCTGACTGGTAGTGCTGTTTTGGTATTAACGGCATCAGTGATTATCGCCTTGGTGGTATTCGGTATGGATTTCGCATTTGAGAAAATCATGAGTTTGGTATATCCAGGCTAATACTATAGAGTTAGGAAATGGCAGAGACTGGAAAGAAATGGTATGTCCTGAAAGCTGTTAGCGGAAAAGAAGGTAAGGTTAAGGAATATCTGGAGGCATTAATGAAGAACAATAAAGCTCTGGCTGACGCTGTCGGTCAGATTCTTTTGCCAACAGAGAAATATGCCCAGCTGCGTAACGGCAAGCGTGTAGTCAAGGAGAAATTGTTCCTCCCTGGCTATGTTCTCGTGGAAGCTCGTTTAGACGGTGAGATTGCTCACACACTCCGCTTCATTCCTAATGTGCTTGGCTTCTTGGGTGGTATGGATAATCCTAGCCCCGTTCGTCAGGCCGACATTAACCGAATCCTCGGTACTGTGGAAGACACAGCAATCCGCACGGAAGAGGTAGCAATACCTTTCGTCCTCGACGAGGCTGTAAAGGTAACCGATGGTCCTTTCAGTGGATTCAGCGGTATTATCGAAGAAATTAATGCCGAAAAGCGTAAGCTGAAGGTTACAGTAAAAATATTCGGACGCAAGACTCCTCTGGAGCTTGGGTTCAACCAAGTAGAGAAAGAATAAGGCGTAGTTACGTGCGCTATTCTAGTATACGGCTGAAGAGGCTTCCACTCAGAGGCTTATATGCAAATCATTCAAAATTAACAAACAGAAATGGCTAAAGAAGTTGCTGGATTAATCAAATTACAGATTAAAGGTGGCGCTGCGAATCCCTCGCCTCCCGTAGGACCTGCTCTGGGTTCAAAGGGTATCAACATCATGGGATTCTGCAAAGAGTTCAACGCCAGAACCCAGGATAAGGCAGGCAAGATTCTTCCTGTCGTTATTACTTACTATGCCGACAAGTCTTTCAGTTTTGTCATCAAGACTCCTCCCGCAGCTGTTCAGTTGCTCGAGGCTGCCAAGGTGAAGAGCGGAAGTGCAGAGCCTAACCGTAAGAAGGTGGCTACTGTAACCTGGGATCAGGTTCGCGCTATTGCCGAGGATAAGATGGCTGACCTCAACTGTTTCACAATTGAGTCTGCTATGAAGCTGATTGCTGGTACGGCACGCAGTATGGGTATTACTGTAAAAGGGGATTTCCCTGGTGAATAACAAATAACTTCAATTTTAAGACAATGAGTAAACTGACAAAAAATCAAAAGTTGGTAGCTGATAAGGTTGAAGCAGGGAAAGCATACTCTTTGAAGGAAGCAGCCGCATTGGTGAAGGAAATTACCACCACCAAGTTTGATGCTTCTGTTGATATCGATGTACGCTTGGGCGTTGACCCACGTAAGGCCAACCAGATGGTTCGCGGTGTTGTTTCACTGCCTAACGGAACTGGTAAGGTAACTCGCGTGCTCGCCCTCTGTACTCCTGATCAGGAGGCTGCCGCCAAGGAAGCCGGTGCCGACTATGTTGGTCTCGATGAATATATCGAAAAGATCAAGGGCGGTTGGACCGATATTGATGTAATCATTACAATGCCCTCATGCATGGGTAAGTTGGGTCCCTTGGGTCGTGTTCTCGGTCCTCGCGGTTTGATGCCTAACCCCAAGAGTGGCACTGTTACTATGGACGTTGCTAAAGCAGTTAAGGAAGTTAAGCAGGGTAAGATTGACTTCAAGGTTGACAAGGCCGGTATCGTGCACACGTCAATTGGTAAGATCTCTTTCAATGCTGACCAGATTTTCGAGAACGCGAAGGAATTCGTTGCTACGATTATCAAGTTGAAGCCTGCTGCTGCAAAGGGTACCTATATCAAGAGTATCTTCCTTTCAAGCACTATGAGTAAGGGTATCAAGATAGATCCTAAATCAGTTGAATAACTCGTTAAAAGATTAGACAAATGAAAAAGGAAGTAAAAGATACTATCATCGTAGAACTTGGAGAGAAACTGAAGCAGTATCCTCACTTCTATCTGGTTGACCTGACCGGACTGAACGCTGAGAAGACTAGCGACCTGCGTCGTAAGTGCTTCAAGAACGAAATCAAGATGGTTGTTGTTAAGAACACCCTGCTCCACAAGGCTTTCGAAGCTTCGGAGATTGATTTCTCTCCCCTATATGACTGCTTGAAGGGTAACACCGCTGTTATGTTCGCACAGACAGCTAATGTACCCGCCAAACTCCTCAAGGAATATGAGAAGGAAGGTATTCCCGCATTGAAGGGTGCCTATGCCGAGGAAAGCATCTTCGTTGGTGCTGACAAACTTGCAGAGTTGGTTGCTATCAAGAGCAAGAACGAGCTTATCGCCGAGGTTGTGGCTTTGCTGCAGTCTCCAATCAAGAATGTTGTTTCTGGCTTGAATGCTGGTGGCAAGGTTCACGGATTGCTTGACGCTATCGCTGAGCGTAACAAATAAGCGAAATTAAGTAACATTCACATTAAAAACAATTAAAAATTTTAAATAAAATGGCAGATATCAAAGCTATTGCAGAAGAGTTGGTAAACCTTACTGTAAAAGAAGTTAACGAGTTGGCAACAGTCCTGAAGGACGAGTATGGAATTGAGCCTGCTGCTGCAGCCGTTGCTGTAGCTGCTGGTCCTGCTGCAGCTGGCGCTGCTCCCGCAGCTGAGGAGAAGACATCTTTCGATGTAATCCTGAAGGAGGCCGGTGCTGCTAAACTGCAGGTTGTAAAGGCTGTTAAAGAGGCTTGTGGTCTTGGTCTGAAAGAGGCTAAGGATCTCGTAGACGGTGCTCCCGCTACCGTTAAGGAAGGTCTGAGCAAGGAAGAGGCTGAGAACCTGAAGAAGACCATCGAGGCCGCTGGTGCCGTAGTTGAGCTGAAGTAATTCAGAACACAACAATAACACTATGGTTGGGAGCTCTCCAGTAGAGGGTTCCCGACCATTTTCTTGTCTCTTCTAGTCAAAACTAGTTTAACTAGTATGGCTAGTGCAACTAGTTTAACTAGAAAACAATAACCCACAATATTAATTTATGACTTCGAAAGTAATAGACAACAGAGTAAACTTTGGCAGCGTCAAGAACCCGATGCCGTTACCGGATTTCCTCGATGTACAATTAAAGTCTTTCAAAGACTTCCTGCAGTTGGACACTCCGCCTGAGGAACGCAAGAACGACGGTCTGTATAAGGTGTTCGCCGAGAACTTCCCCATCACAGATACGCGTAATAACTTCGTACTTGAGTTCCTGGATTACTATATTGACCCACCCCGCTACACCATTGATGAGTGTTTGGAACGTGGTCTGACCTATAGCGTACCTCTCAAGGCTAAACTGAAGCTTTACTGTACAGATCCTGATCATGAGGATTTCGGAACAGTGATTCAGGATGTATTCCTTGGCCCTATTCCTTACATGACGGCCAATGGAACATTCGTTATCAACGGTGCCGAGCGCGTCGTTGTATCACAGTTGCACCGTTCACCCGGTGTGTTCTTCGGTCAGAGCGTACATGCCAACGGTTCGCTGCTCTACTCAGCCCGTATCATCCCCTTCAAGGGTTCATGGATTGAGTTCGCTACGGACATCAATAACGTGATGTATGCTTACATCGACCGTAAGAAGAAGTTGCCTGTTACTACCCTACTCCGTGCCATCGGTTTCGAGACTGATAAGGACATCCTACAGATTTTCGACTTGGCAGAAGAAGTTAAGGTAACTAAGAAGTCACTGAAAGAAGTTATCGGTTGCAAGCTCGCTGCCCGTGTGCTGAAGAGCTGGAACGAGGACTTCGTAGATGAAGATACCGGTGAAGTTGTGTCTATCGAGCGTAACGAGGTTATCATGGATCGTGAGACCGAGATTACAGAAGATAACATGATGGATATCCTGGAGAGTGGTGCTGCCACCATCCTTGTTCACAAGGACGAGGCTGTGGCTCAGGACTTCTCTATCATCTTCAATACTTTGGCTAAAGACCCCAGTAACTCTGAAAAAGAGGCTGTGCTCTACATCTATCGTCAGCTGCGTAATGCAGACCCTGCCGATGATGCCAGTGCACGCGAGGTTATCCAGAACCTGTTCTTCTCAGACAAGCGTTACGACCTGGGTGATGTAGGCCGCTACCGTATTAACAAGAAGTTGGGACTCGACACCGAAATGGATGTTCGCGTTCTGACCAAAGAAGATATTATTGAGATTATCAAGTATCTCATTCAGCTAATCAACTCAAAGGCTGCCGTTGACGATATCGACCACCTGTCAAACCGTCGCGTTCGCACCGTTGGTGAGCAGCTGTCTAATCAGTTCTCTATCGGTCTGGCCCGTATGAGCCGCACCATCCGTGAGCGTATGAACGTACGTGATAACGAGGTATTCACTCCGATGGACCTGATTAACGCAAAGACTATTTCAAGTGTTATCAACTCGTTCTTCGGAACCAACCCATTGTCACAGTTCATGGACCAGACCAACCCTCTGGCCGAGGTGACTCACAAGCGTCGTCTCTCTGCACTGGGTCCTGGCGGTCTGTCTCGTGAGCGTGCAGGTTTCGAGGTTCGTGACGTACACTACACACACTATGGTCGTCTGTGTCCTATCGAGAGCCCTGAAGGACCTAACATCGGTCTGATTTCTTCTCTCTGCGTCTATGCAAAGATCAATGAGCTGGGCTTCATCGAGACTCCTTACCGTAAGGTAGAGAACGGCGTAGCCAACCTGAATGATGACGGTATCGTATTCCTCACCGCTGAGGAAGAGGAGAACTTCATCATCGGTCAGGGTAACGCACCTCTGAATGACGATGGAACCTTCATCCGTCCAGTTGTAAAGTGCCGTCAGGATGCCGACTTCCCCGTTGTTCCTCCCACAGAGGTTAACCTCATGGATGTATCTCCACAGCAGATTGCCTCTATCGCTGCATCACTCATTCCTTTCTTGGAGCACGATGATGCTCACCGTGCACTGATGGGATCTAACATGATGCGCCAGGCTGTACCTCTGCTCCACAACGAGGCACCTATCGTAGGTACCGGTATTGAGAAGCAGGTTTGTGAGGATTCTCGCACCATGGTAACTGCCGAGGGTGACGGTGTTATTGAATATGTAGATGCTACGACCATCCGTATCCTCTATGATCGCACAGAGGATGAGGAGTTCGTAAGCTTCGAACCCGCCATGAAGGAATACCGCATTCCTAAGTTCCGCCGTACCAACCAGAACATGACCATCGACCTGCGTCCTATCTGTAACAAGGGCCAGCGCGTGAAAAAGGGTGATATCCTGACTGAGGGTTATGCTACTGAGAACGGTGAGTTGGCACTGGGTCGTAACCTGCTCGTGGCTTACATGCCTTGGAAGGGTTACAACTATGAGGATGCTATCGTGCTTAACGAGCGTATCGTTCGTGAGGACGTGCTGACCTCTGTTCACGTGGACGAGTACTCACTCGACGTACGTGAGACCAAGCGCGGTATGGAAGAGTTCACCGCTGATATTCCTAACGTCAGCGAAGAGGCTACTAAGGACCTCGACGAGAACGGTGTTATCCGTGTTGGTGCCCGCGTAGAGCCCGGTGATATCCTGATTGGTAAGATTTCACCTAAGGGTGAGAGCGATCCTTCTCCTGAAGAGAAGCTGCTCCGCGCCATCTTCGGTGACAAGGCCGGTGACGTAAAGGATTCTTCATTGAAGGCTAACCCCTCATTGAGCGGTGTTATCATTGACAAGAAACTCTTTGCCCGTGCTATCAAGACCCGTCAGACCAAGCAGCAGGATAAGATCGTGCTGGCTAAGATTGACGAGGAGTATCAGGCAAAGGTTGACGACCTGAAGGATATTCTGGTTGACAAGCTGATGGAGCTCACCAAGGGTAAGACTTCACAGGGTGTGAAGGACTACACTGGTGCCGAGGTTATCTCTAAGGGTTCTAAGTTCACTGTAACAGCCCTGAAGAACCTGGAGTATGGTGATATCCAGACCAGCAAGTGGACCAATGATGAGCACAAGAACGAACTGATTGGTCAGCTCATCATCAACTATATGAAGAAGTACAAGCTGCTTGACGCTGAGATGAAGCGTAAGAAGTTTGCTATCACCATCGGTGACGAACTGCCCTCAGGTATCCTGCAGATGGCTAAGGTTTATGTTGCCAAGAAGCGTAAGATTGGCGTAGGTGATAAGCTCGCCGGTCGTCACGGTAACAAGGGTATCGTATCTAAGGTAGTACGTCAGGAAGATATGCCATTCCTCGAGGATGGTCGTCCCGTTGACTTGGTACTGAACCCTCTGGGTGTGCCTTCTCGTATGAACCTCGGTCAGATTTTCGAGGCTATCCTCGGTGCTGCCGGTAAGCGTCTGGGCGTGAAGTTCGCTACACCTATCTTCGACGGTGCTAAACTTGATGACCTTGCAGCATGGACCGACAAGGCAGGTCTGCCTCGTCTCTGCTCTACTCACCTGTATGACGGTGAGACTGGTGAGCGTTTCGACCAGCCCGCTACCGTAGGTATCACCTACTTCTTGAAACTCGGTCACATGGTTGAGGACAAGATGCACGCCCGTTCTATCGGTCCGTACAGTCTCATCACTCAGCAGCCTCTTGGAGGTAAGGCCCAGTTCGGTGGTCAGCGTTTTGGTGAGATGGAAGTTTGGGCACTGGAGGCCTTTGGTGCCAGCCATGTGCTTCAGGAGATTTTGACCATCAAGTCTGATGATACCGTAGGACGTTCTAAGGCTTACGAGGCTATCGTTAAGGGTGAGCCCATGCCAACACCTGGTATTCCTGAGTCACTCAACGTGCTGCTGCACGAGTTGCGTGGTCTCGGTCTGAGTGTAACCCTCGATTAAAGGTAGATAAGGTAAAAAAGTAAAAAAGTAAAATTGAAATATGGCTTTCAAGAAAGATTCAAAGACAAAGAATAATTTCTCCAAGATTACCATTGGACTTGCTTCACCCGAGCAGATCCTTGAGAATTCTTTTGGTGAGGTTACTAAGCCTGAGACCATCAACTATCGTACCTACAAGCCCGAGCGCGACGGTCTGTTCTGCGAGCGCATCTTTGGTCCTACCAAGGACTATGAGTGTGCCTGCGGTAAGTACAAGCGTATCCGTTATAAGGGTATTGTGTGCGACCGATGCGGTGTTGAGGTAACCGAGAAGAAGGTACGTCGTGAGCGTAGTGGTCATATCGAGTTGGTAGTGCCCATTGCCCACATCTGGTATTTCCGCAGCCTGCCTAACAAGATTGGCTATCTGCTGGGTCTGCCCACCAAGAAGCTCGATGCCATCATCTACTACGAGCGTTATGTCGTTATCCAGCCAGGTGTGCTGGAGGGCCGCAAGGATGGCGAAGGCAATCCTCTGCTGGGTTCACAGAAGTTCGACCTGCTCTCAGAAGAAGAGTACAACGATATTGTTGACAACCAGTTGTCAGAAGACAATTACTATCTGGATGACACCGATCCTAACAAGTTCGTAGCCAAGATGGGTGCCGAGGCTATCTACGACCTGCTTCAGCAGCTCGACCTCGACTCACTGTCATACGAACTGCGCGACCGTGCCAACACAGACTCTTCACAGCAGCGTAAGAACGAGGCTCTGAAGCGTCTGCAGGTAGTAGAAGCTTTCCGTTCATCAGTAGAGAAGGGCATCAACCGTCCTGAGTGGATGATTATGAAGATATTGCCCGTGACGCCTCCTGAGTTGCGTCCTCTCGTTCCTCTGGATGGTGGCCGTTTCGCCACTTCCGACCTGAACGACCTCTATCGTCGTGTCATCATCCGTAACAACCGTCTGAAGCGCTTGATGGAGATTCATGCTCCTGAGGTGATTCTGCGTAACGAGAAGCGTATGCTTCAGGAAGCCGTTGACTCACTCTTCGACAACAGCCGTAAGTCAAGCGCTGTGAAGAGCGACAGCAACCGTCCTTTGAAGTCACTCTCTGACTCACTGAAAGGTAAGCAGGGTCGTTTCCGTCAGAACTTGCTCGGTAAGCGTGTTGACTACTCAGCCCGTTCAGTTATCGTTGTAGGTCCTGAGTTGAAGATGGGTGAGTGCGGTCTGCCTAAGCTGATGGCAGCCGAGCTCTATAAGCCATTCATCATCCGCAAGCTCATTGAGCGCGGTATCGTGAAGACGGTGAAGAGCGCGAAGAAGATTGTTGACCGTCGTGAGCCCGTTATCTGGGATATCCTGGAGAACGTGATGAAGGGTCACCCCGTACTGCTCAACCGTGCTCCTACACTGCACCGTCTGGGTATTCAGGCCTTCCAGCCTAAGCTGATTGAGGGTAAGGCTATTCAGTTGCACCCACTGGCTTGTACCGCGTTCAACGCTGACTTCGATGGTGACCAGATGGCTGTTCACCTCCCCCTGTCAAACGAGGCTATCCTCGAGGCTCAGTTGCTGATGCTCCAGAGCCACAACATTCTGAATCCTGCAAATGGTGCACCTATCACCGTTCCTTCACAGGATATGGTGCTCGGTCTGTACTATATCACTAAGATTCGTCCAGGTGCCAAGGGTGAGGGTCTCTCATTCTATGGTCCCGAGGAGGCTATCATTGCCCACAACGAGGGTAAGTGCGACCTGCACGCCCAGGTTAAGGTAATGGTTGACGATGTTGTTGACGGCATCAAGGTGCGTCATCAGGTAGAGACCTCTGTTGGTCGTGTCATCGTAAACGGCATCGTTCCTAAGGAGGTAGGCTATGTAAATAAGGTTATTTCTAAGAAGAGTCTGCGCGACATCATTGCCGACGTTATCAAGAACGTAGGTTTCGCCGAGGCTTGCGAGTTCCTCGATGGTATCAAGAACCTGGGTTACCGCATGGCTTATCTGGCAGGTCTGTCGTTCAACCTCGATGACATCATCATTCCTAAGGAGAAGGCAGAACTGATCCAGAAGGGTAATGACGAGGTACAGCAGATTACCGACAACTATAACATGGGTTTCATCACCGACAACGAGCGTTATAACCAGGTTATCGATACTTGGACCCACGTTAATAATGATATTGGTAATATCCTGATGAAGGAGATGACCGAGGCCGACCAGGGCTTCAACGCTGTATTCATGATGCTTGACTCTGGTGCCCGTGGTAGTAAAGACCAGATCAAACAGCTCTCTGGTATCCGTGGTCTGATGGCTAAGCCTCAGAAAGCCGGTGCCGAGGGACACCAGATTATTGAGAACCCTATCCTTTCTAACTTTAAGGAAGGTATGTCAGTGCTGGAGTACTTTATCTCTACTCACGGTGCTCGTAAGGGTCTTGCTGATACCGCTATGAAAACTGCCGACGCTGGTTATCTGACCCGTCGTCTGGTTGACGTTTCTCATGATGTGATTATCAATGAGGAAGACTGTGGTACCCTGCGCGGACTGGAGTGCACAGCTCTGAAGAGCGGCGATGAGGTTATCTCTTCTCTGGCTGAACGTATCCTGGGTCGTGTAAGTGTTCACGATGTAGTGAACCCCAAGACTGGCGAGGTTATCGTACCTGCTGGTGAGGAAATCACAGAGCCTCTGGCAGATGCTATTGAGAAGGCCGAGATTGAGATGGTTGAAATCCGCTCAGTGCTCACCTGTGAGTCTAAGAAGGGTGTATGCCGCAAGTGCTACGGACGTAACTTGGCTACCCGTAAGATGGTACAGAAGGGTGAGGCTGTCGGTGTGATTGCAGCTCAGGCTATTGGTGAGCCTGGTACTCAGCTTACTCTGCGTACGTTCCACGCCGGTGGTGTGGCTGCCAACGCAGCAGCTAATGCAACTATCGTTTGCAAATACGAGTCAGCTCGCATTGAACTGGAAGAGGTTCGTACCGTTCCGTTCGATGAGGATGGCCGCGAGTGCGAGATGGTAGTGAGCCGTCTGGGTGAAATGCGCTTCGTTGACCCCAACACCA containing:
- the rplA gene encoding 50S ribosomal protein L1 codes for the protein MSKLTKNQKLVADKVEAGKAYSLKEAAALVKEITTTKFDASVDIDVRLGVDPRKANQMVRGVVSLPNGTGKVTRVLALCTPDQEAAAKEAGADYVGLDEYIEKIKGGWTDIDVIITMPSCMGKLGPLGRVLGPRGLMPNPKSGTVTMDVAKAVKEVKQGKIDFKVDKAGIVHTSIGKISFNADQIFENAKEFVATIIKLKPAAAKGTYIKSIFLSSTMSKGIKIDPKSVE
- the rpoB gene encoding DNA-directed RNA polymerase subunit beta, whose translation is MTSKVIDNRVNFGSVKNPMPLPDFLDVQLKSFKDFLQLDTPPEERKNDGLYKVFAENFPITDTRNNFVLEFLDYYIDPPRYTIDECLERGLTYSVPLKAKLKLYCTDPDHEDFGTVIQDVFLGPIPYMTANGTFVINGAERVVVSQLHRSPGVFFGQSVHANGSLLYSARIIPFKGSWIEFATDINNVMYAYIDRKKKLPVTTLLRAIGFETDKDILQIFDLAEEVKVTKKSLKEVIGCKLAARVLKSWNEDFVDEDTGEVVSIERNEVIMDRETEITEDNMMDILESGAATILVHKDEAVAQDFSIIFNTLAKDPSNSEKEAVLYIYRQLRNADPADDASAREVIQNLFFSDKRYDLGDVGRYRINKKLGLDTEMDVRVLTKEDIIEIIKYLIQLINSKAAVDDIDHLSNRRVRTVGEQLSNQFSIGLARMSRTIRERMNVRDNEVFTPMDLINAKTISSVINSFFGTNPLSQFMDQTNPLAEVTHKRRLSALGPGGLSRERAGFEVRDVHYTHYGRLCPIESPEGPNIGLISSLCVYAKINELGFIETPYRKVENGVANLNDDGIVFLTAEEEENFIIGQGNAPLNDDGTFIRPVVKCRQDADFPVVPPTEVNLMDVSPQQIASIAASLIPFLEHDDAHRALMGSNMMRQAVPLLHNEAPIVGTGIEKQVCEDSRTMVTAEGDGVIEYVDATTIRILYDRTEDEEFVSFEPAMKEYRIPKFRRTNQNMTIDLRPICNKGQRVKKGDILTEGYATENGELALGRNLLVAYMPWKGYNYEDAIVLNERIVREDVLTSVHVDEYSLDVRETKRGMEEFTADIPNVSEEATKDLDENGVIRVGARVEPGDILIGKISPKGESDPSPEEKLLRAIFGDKAGDVKDSSLKANPSLSGVIIDKKLFARAIKTRQTKQQDKIVLAKIDEEYQAKVDDLKDILVDKLMELTKGKTSQGVKDYTGAEVISKGSKFTVTALKNLEYGDIQTSKWTNDEHKNELIGQLIINYMKKYKLLDAEMKRKKFAITIGDELPSGILQMAKVYVAKKRKIGVGDKLAGRHGNKGIVSKVVRQEDMPFLEDGRPVDLVLNPLGVPSRMNLGQIFEAILGAAGKRLGVKFATPIFDGAKLDDLAAWTDKAGLPRLCSTHLYDGETGERFDQPATVGITYFLKLGHMVEDKMHARSIGPYSLITQQPLGGKAQFGGQRFGEMEVWALEAFGASHVLQEILTIKSDDTVGRSKAYEAIVKGEPMPTPGIPESLNVLLHELRGLGLSVTLD
- the nusG gene encoding transcription termination/antitermination protein NusG, producing the protein MAETGKKWYVLKAVSGKEGKVKEYLEALMKNNKALADAVGQILLPTEKYAQLRNGKRVVKEKLFLPGYVLVEARLDGEIAHTLRFIPNVLGFLGGMDNPSPVRQADINRILGTVEDTAIRTEEVAIPFVLDEAVKVTDGPFSGFSGIIEEINAEKRKLKVTVKIFGRKTPLELGFNQVEKE
- the secE gene encoding preprotein translocase subunit SecE, with protein sequence MMKFFNYCKVCYDELAHKVTWPTRKELTGSAVLVLTASVIIALVVFGMDFAFEKIMSLVYPG
- the rplJ gene encoding 50S ribosomal protein L10; protein product: MKKEVKDTIIVELGEKLKQYPHFYLVDLTGLNAEKTSDLRRKCFKNEIKMVVVKNTLLHKAFEASEIDFSPLYDCLKGNTAVMFAQTANVPAKLLKEYEKEGIPALKGAYAEESIFVGADKLAELVAIKSKNELIAEVVALLQSPIKNVVSGLNAGGKVHGLLDAIAERNK
- the rpoC gene encoding DNA-directed RNA polymerase subunit beta', which produces MAFKKDSKTKNNFSKITIGLASPEQILENSFGEVTKPETINYRTYKPERDGLFCERIFGPTKDYECACGKYKRIRYKGIVCDRCGVEVTEKKVRRERSGHIELVVPIAHIWYFRSLPNKIGYLLGLPTKKLDAIIYYERYVVIQPGVLEGRKDGEGNPLLGSQKFDLLSEEEYNDIVDNQLSEDNYYLDDTDPNKFVAKMGAEAIYDLLQQLDLDSLSYELRDRANTDSSQQRKNEALKRLQVVEAFRSSVEKGINRPEWMIMKILPVTPPELRPLVPLDGGRFATSDLNDLYRRVIIRNNRLKRLMEIHAPEVILRNEKRMLQEAVDSLFDNSRKSSAVKSDSNRPLKSLSDSLKGKQGRFRQNLLGKRVDYSARSVIVVGPELKMGECGLPKLMAAELYKPFIIRKLIERGIVKTVKSAKKIVDRREPVIWDILENVMKGHPVLLNRAPTLHRLGIQAFQPKLIEGKAIQLHPLACTAFNADFDGDQMAVHLPLSNEAILEAQLLMLQSHNILNPANGAPITVPSQDMVLGLYYITKIRPGAKGEGLSFYGPEEAIIAHNEGKCDLHAQVKVMVDDVVDGIKVRHQVETSVGRVIVNGIVPKEVGYVNKVISKKSLRDIIADVIKNVGFAEACEFLDGIKNLGYRMAYLAGLSFNLDDIIIPKEKAELIQKGNDEVQQITDNYNMGFITDNERYNQVIDTWTHVNNDIGNILMKEMTEADQGFNAVFMMLDSGARGSKDQIKQLSGIRGLMAKPQKAGAEGHQIIENPILSNFKEGMSVLEYFISTHGARKGLADTAMKTADAGYLTRRLVDVSHDVIINEEDCGTLRGLECTALKSGDEVISSLAERILGRVSVHDVVNPKTGEVIVPAGEEITEPLADAIEKAEIEMVEIRSVLTCESKKGVCRKCYGRNLATRKMVQKGEAVGVIAAQAIGEPGTQLTLRTFHAGGVAANAAANATIVCKYESARIELEEVRTVPFDEDGRECEMVVSRLGEMRFVDPNTKIVLSTVNVPYGSSLYFKNGDVVSKGDKIAQWDPFNAVIVTEYAGTLKFNDVIEGITFRAETDETTGLTEKIVTESKDKTKVPTCHIIDANGEILGTYNFPVGGHVVVEDGQTLKTGETLVKIPRAAAKGGDITAGLPRVTELFEARNPSNPAIVSEIDGEVTMGKVKRGNREIIVTSKTGDQRKYLVSLSKQILVQEHDAVRAGTPLSDGAITPSDILAIKGPTAVQEYIVNEVQDVYRLQGIKINDKHFEIIVRQMMRKVQINDPGDTSFLESDIIDKLDFAEENDRIWGKKVVTDAGDSETLQKGQIVTARRLRDENTSLKRRDLRTVQVRDAVPATSTQILQGITRAALQTKSFMSAASFQETTKVLNEAAIRGKQDFLEGMKENVICGHLIPAGTGLREFEKIIVGSKEEYERMQANRKNVLDFAEEAVLDEQ
- the rplK gene encoding 50S ribosomal protein L11 is translated as MAKEVAGLIKLQIKGGAANPSPPVGPALGSKGINIMGFCKEFNARTQDKAGKILPVVITYYADKSFSFVIKTPPAAVQLLEAAKVKSGSAEPNRKKVATVTWDQVRAIAEDKMADLNCFTIESAMKLIAGTARSMGITVKGDFPGE
- the rplL gene encoding 50S ribosomal protein L7/L12, whose translation is MADIKAIAEELVNLTVKEVNELATVLKDEYGIEPAAAAVAVAAGPAAAGAAPAAEEKTSFDVILKEAGAAKLQVVKAVKEACGLGLKEAKDLVDGAPATVKEGLSKEEAENLKKTIEAAGAVVELK